The Paracoccus liaowanqingii genome window below encodes:
- a CDS encoding DEAD/DEAH box helicase family protein, with protein METIQVLDSIMGSGKTTKIIDWMIANPDQKYLYVSPLLSEVEERVPTACADAIGFTFPTAENGTSKSQSFLNLLKSAENIATTHSLFKLMTKEHLQLIKDKGYVLIVDEEVNMIEDYSTVCGYLDDLKGWDVVDIDYQNNGKVIVLKEPTNNSRSFKTLFDYAKADSLFASKNSNNALVTQLPVSLLLAAKRVIILTYKFEGSILSQFLKMNNLTYSDFNEFDMPDEKVLKDQIRKLVTIGSTLSTRSLNQRQGYMSATWYETGATAAELNSLRGALRSIYRLHPKQSILITCPLSAVEERHKRSIHDGRDVNPKLDGPKPKRGWLACNTRATNDFSNKTVMIHAYNRYPNRNVESYLNSWGRPIDRDTFALSEMIQWLWRGCIRDGKEMTVYILSKRMLDLFNEWLNEEDSRLLD; from the coding sequence ATGGAAACAATTCAAGTTCTAGACTCCATCATGGGTTCAGGTAAGACCACCAAGATTATTGACTGGATGATTGCTAACCCAGATCAGAAGTATCTCTATGTAAGCCCACTACTCAGTGAAGTAGAAGAAAGAGTTCCAACAGCTTGTGCTGATGCCATTGGGTTTACATTCCCTACAGCAGAGAACGGTACTTCTAAGTCTCAGTCATTCCTGAATCTGCTAAAGTCTGCTGAAAATATCGCAACTACCCACAGCTTATTCAAGCTAATGACTAAAGAGCATCTACAACTAATCAAGGATAAGGGTTACGTCCTTATTGTAGATGAAGAAGTTAATATGATTGAAGACTACTCAACCGTGTGTGGGTACTTGGACGATCTTAAGGGATGGGACGTTGTAGATATTGATTACCAGAACAACGGTAAGGTAATTGTACTCAAGGAACCAACCAACAACAGCCGTTCATTCAAGACACTATTCGACTACGCGAAAGCAGACTCTCTGTTTGCATCTAAGAATAGCAACAATGCTCTAGTCACTCAACTACCCGTCAGTCTGCTACTTGCTGCTAAGAGGGTGATTATTCTTACCTACAAATTTGAAGGCTCTATCCTTTCTCAGTTCCTAAAGATGAACAATCTGACTTACAGTGACTTCAATGAATTTGATATGCCTGACGAAAAGGTACTGAAAGATCAGATCAGGAAGCTTGTCACCATAGGCTCTACACTGTCCACCAGAAGCCTTAACCAGCGCCAAGGGTACATGTCAGCTACATGGTACGAGACAGGGGCCACAGCAGCGGAATTGAACAGCCTACGCGGTGCATTGCGTTCGATCTACAGGCTTCACCCTAAGCAGTCTATCCTAATTACCTGTCCACTATCTGCTGTAGAGGAAAGGCATAAGCGATCAATCCATGATGGTAGAGACGTAAATCCAAAACTAGATGGTCCTAAACCAAAACGAGGTTGGCTAGCCTGTAACACTAGAGCAACTAACGATTTCAGCAATAAGACTGTGATGATCCACGCCTATAACAGATATCCTAACAGAAACGTAGAGTCCTATCTAAACTCTTGGGGCCGTCCTATTGATAGAGATACCTTTGCCCTGTCTGAGATGATCCAGTGGCTTTGGCGTGGCTGCATTAGGGACGGTAAGGAAATGACAGTCTATATTCTGTCTAAGAGGATGCTGGACCTATTCAATGAGTGGCTTAACGAAGAAGATTCACGACTACTAGACTAA
- a CDS encoding recombinase family protein, translating into MLIGYARTSTLDQTAGLEAQQRDLHKAGCDKVFTEQVSSVDVTARQKLAEALEFIREGDTLIVTKLDRLARSVAHLHEILTVITNKGAALKILDMGIDTSTPTGKLMLNIMGGVAEFERSIMLERQREGIAKAKAEGKYKGRAPTAMSQSEKVKQLHADGKTAVQIAEAVGISRASVYRCLAEY; encoded by the coding sequence ATGCTGATTGGATATGCCCGTACTTCAACCCTAGACCAGACCGCCGGACTTGAGGCCCAACAGCGTGACCTACACAAAGCAGGCTGTGATAAGGTCTTCACTGAGCAAGTATCATCAGTAGACGTGACAGCCCGTCAGAAGCTTGCTGAGGCCCTAGAGTTCATTCGTGAGGGTGATACCCTGATAGTGACCAAGCTAGACCGTCTGGCCCGCTCTGTGGCTCACCTGCATGAGATACTGACAGTCATCACCAACAAAGGTGCAGCACTCAAAATCTTGGACATGGGGATTGATACGTCTACCCCTACTGGCAAGCTGATGCTGAACATCATGGGTGGTGTAGCTGAGTTTGAAAGAAGCATCATGCTAGAGCGTCAGAGGGAAGGGATTGCCAAGGCTAAGGCGGAAGGCAAGTACAAGGGTCGTGCCCCTACTGCCATGAGTCAGTCTGAGAAGGTGAAGCAGCTACATGCTGATGGGAAGACTGCTGTGCAGATTGCTGAGGCTGTCGGGATTAGTCGCGCCTCTGTCTATCGCTGTCTCGCTGAATATTAA
- a CDS encoding pyrroloquinoline quinone-dependent dehydrogenase, with amino-acid sequence MTLFRILPALVLCAPAAHAQQTEWTGFHGNGMAQKYSASTQITPENVGDLEKAWEIHTGDVSDGSGDMVGTVWSATPILANDLLYIGTPFYRILAVRPDTGEIVWTYEPEDTALEPLTQPELKNRGVTYWEGEGDGPCARRVYIGTMDAELHAVDADTGALCADFGEAGILDVNQWNKPDANFPLSQLQPPTVFRDKLLLGWAGKDWHDVENPLGSVFAVDARTGELEWTFLSIPEDYPGVTGTSNVWTAMSVDEENGLAYLPVSSPSADYYGGTRLEEIPLATSVTAVDGDTGEVVWSRQLVKHDIWDYDTVSAPTLIDIPNEDGPIPALVQPTKMGYAFVLNRLTGEPVFPIEDRPVPASDVEGEVASPTQPVPTLPAPSMDDDWGGVFGLADLASFGYCSRTFDELRYEGRFTPPSLEGTLAYPATAGGYQWGGGAVDPESAILYINSSRIAQIYQLIEREEYETLETGGSEAEGGLFPMTGAPYGFRLTNFLNPVGMPCWKPPYGLMSAIDLKTGETLWERPFGQIQKWGFYMPESWGSPTIGGPVVTASGVIFIGASMDARVRALDAATGDVLWKAQVEAPAVSNPAVYDYDGRQYVVFAVGGNSIIKPQVADQLVAYALPE; translated from the coding sequence ATGACCCTGTTCCGCATCCTTCCCGCCCTCGTGCTGTGCGCGCCCGCCGCCCATGCCCAGCAGACCGAATGGACCGGCTTTCACGGCAACGGCATGGCGCAGAAGTACAGCGCCTCGACCCAGATCACGCCCGAGAACGTGGGCGACCTGGAAAAGGCGTGGGAGATCCATACCGGCGACGTGTCCGACGGGTCGGGCGACATGGTGGGCACGGTCTGGTCGGCAACCCCGATCCTGGCCAACGACCTTCTGTACATCGGCACGCCCTTCTACCGCATCCTGGCCGTCCGGCCCGATACCGGCGAGATCGTCTGGACCTACGAGCCCGAGGACACCGCGCTGGAGCCCCTGACCCAGCCCGAGCTGAAGAACCGCGGCGTCACCTATTGGGAGGGCGAGGGCGACGGTCCCTGCGCGCGGCGCGTCTATATCGGCACGATGGATGCCGAACTTCATGCCGTCGATGCCGATACCGGTGCGCTCTGTGCCGATTTCGGCGAGGCGGGCATCCTGGACGTGAACCAGTGGAACAAGCCCGACGCGAACTTCCCTTTGTCGCAGCTGCAGCCGCCCACCGTGTTCCGCGACAAGCTGCTGCTGGGGTGGGCGGGCAAGGACTGGCATGACGTCGAGAACCCGCTCGGGTCCGTCTTCGCCGTCGATGCGCGCACGGGCGAGCTGGAATGGACCTTCCTGTCCATCCCCGAGGATTATCCCGGCGTGACCGGCACCTCGAACGTCTGGACCGCCATGTCGGTCGACGAGGAGAACGGCCTGGCCTACCTGCCCGTCTCCAGCCCCAGTGCCGACTATTACGGCGGCACCCGGCTGGAGGAGATCCCGCTGGCCACCTCGGTCACCGCCGTCGACGGCGATACCGGAGAGGTCGTCTGGTCCCGCCAGCTGGTCAAGCACGACATCTGGGACTACGACACCGTGTCCGCGCCGACCCTGATCGACATTCCGAACGAGGATGGTCCGATCCCGGCCTTGGTCCAGCCCACCAAGATGGGCTATGCCTTCGTGCTGAACCGCCTGACCGGAGAGCCGGTCTTCCCGATCGAGGACCGCCCCGTCCCCGCCTCGGATGTCGAGGGAGAGGTCGCCTCGCCCACCCAGCCCGTGCCCACCCTGCCCGCGCCCTCGATGGACGACGACTGGGGCGGGGTCTTCGGCCTGGCCGACCTGGCCTCGTTCGGCTACTGCTCGCGCACCTTCGACGAGCTGCGCTACGAGGGCCGCTTCACGCCCCCCAGCCTGGAGGGCACGCTGGCCTATCCGGCCACGGCGGGCGGATACCAGTGGGGCGGCGGCGCGGTCGATCCGGAAAGCGCGATCCTCTACATCAACAGCTCGCGCATCGCGCAGATCTACCAGCTGATCGAGCGCGAGGAATACGAGACCTTGGAGACCGGCGGCAGCGAGGCCGAGGGCGGGCTGTTCCCGATGACCGGCGCGCCCTACGGGTTCCGGCTGACGAACTTCCTCAACCCGGTGGGCATGCCCTGCTGGAAGCCGCCCTATGGCCTGATGTCGGCCATCGACCTGAAGACCGGCGAGACCCTGTGGGAGCGTCCTTTCGGCCAGATCCAGAAATGGGGCTTCTACATGCCCGAAAGCTGGGGCTCGCCCACCATCGGCGGCCCGGTCGTGACCGCCTCGGGGGTGATCTTCATCGGCGCCTCGATGGATGCCCGCGTCCGCGCGCTGGACGCCGCCACCGGCGACGTGCTGTGGAAGGCGCAGGTCGAGGCGCCCGCGGTGTCCAACCCCGCCGTCTACGACTATGACGGCCGGCAATACGTGGTCTTCGCGGTCGGCGGCAACTCGATCATCAAGCCGCAGGTGGCCGACCAGCTGGTGGCCTACGCCCTGCCCGAATAG
- the gcvP gene encoding aminomethyl-transferring glycine dehydrogenase, whose protein sequence is MSRWIPTDYDPDDFANRRHIGPSPVEMAEMLAAVGADSLDQLIGQTVPAAIRQADRLDWPALSEAGLLARMKEVAAKNRVMTSLIGQGYYGTVTPPAIQRNILENPAWYTAYTPYQPEIAQGRLEALLNFQTMVADLTGLPVANASLLDEATAAAEAMAMARRQSKSKADAFFVAHDLHPQTISVIATRAAPLGIRIVTGSVDDLVAGDVFGAIFQYPGTYGHVRDLTPEIEALHGAGALAVVATDLLALCVLREPGAMGADIAVGSAQRFGVPMGYGGPHAGFMSCRDALKRAMPGRIVGVSVDGSGNPALRLALQTREQHIRREKATSNVCTAQALLAVMAGFYAVFHGPVGLRAIAQRVHLHAVTIAEALRAAGAEVAPEAFFDTITVKVGVGQQGIMAAARHRGINLRRVGRDRVGISVDETTDAGVITRLLDAFGISEPAGQAMAPAIPEDLLRESDYLTHPVFHMNRAESEMMRYMRRLSDRDLALDRAMIPLGSCTMKLNAAAEMMPITWPEFGALHPFAPHDQAAGYHEAIADLTQKLCVITGYEAFSMQPNSGAQGEYAGLLTIQAYHRAQGDDQRDICLIPVSAHGTNPASAQMCGMQVVVVKSAPNGDIDLEDFADKAAKAGDRLAAVMITYPSTHGVFEDTVRQVCDITHQHGGQVYIDGANMNALVGLVKPGEIGGDVSHLNLHKTFAIPHGGGGPGMGPIGVKAHLAPYLPGDPRDADSGAVSAAPYGSASILLISWAYCLMMGGEGLTQATRVAILNANYIAARLAGAYPILFMGNRGRVAHECIIDTRPFAEHGVTVDDIAKRLIDNGFHAPTMSWPVSGTLMVEPTESETKAEIDRFVTALLAIRAEITEVAEGRIEADQSPLRHAPHTVEDLVRDWDRPYSREQGCFPPGAFRVDKYWPPVGRVDNAHGDRNLICTCPPLEVYAQAAE, encoded by the coding sequence ATGAGCCGCTGGATCCCGACGGATTACGACCCCGACGATTTTGCCAACCGGCGCCATATCGGGCCGTCTCCGGTCGAGATGGCCGAGATGCTGGCCGCCGTGGGGGCCGACAGTCTGGACCAGCTGATCGGGCAGACCGTGCCCGCGGCGATCCGGCAGGCGGACCGGCTGGACTGGCCGGCCCTGTCCGAGGCCGGGCTGCTGGCGCGGATGAAGGAGGTCGCGGCGAAGAACCGGGTGATGACCAGCCTGATCGGGCAGGGCTATTACGGCACCGTCACGCCGCCGGCGATCCAGCGCAACATCCTGGAGAACCCGGCGTGGTACACGGCCTATACGCCGTATCAGCCCGAGATCGCGCAGGGGCGGCTGGAGGCGCTGCTGAACTTCCAGACCATGGTGGCGGATCTGACCGGGCTGCCGGTGGCCAATGCGTCCCTGCTGGACGAGGCGACGGCGGCGGCCGAGGCGATGGCCATGGCGCGGCGGCAGTCGAAGTCGAAGGCGGATGCGTTCTTCGTGGCCCATGACCTGCATCCGCAGACCATCAGCGTGATCGCGACGCGGGCGGCGCCTTTGGGGATCCGCATCGTCACCGGCTCGGTCGACGATCTGGTGGCGGGGGACGTCTTCGGCGCGATCTTCCAGTATCCCGGCACCTATGGCCATGTCCGCGACCTGACGCCCGAGATCGAAGCGCTGCACGGCGCGGGCGCGCTGGCGGTGGTGGCGACCGACCTGCTGGCGCTGTGCGTCCTGCGCGAGCCGGGCGCGATGGGGGCCGACATCGCCGTGGGATCGGCGCAGCGCTTCGGGGTGCCGATGGGCTATGGCGGGCCGCATGCGGGCTTCATGTCCTGCCGCGACGCGCTGAAGCGGGCGATGCCGGGGCGGATCGTCGGCGTCTCGGTCGACGGCTCGGGCAACCCGGCGCTGCGGCTGGCGCTGCAGACGCGCGAGCAGCATATCCGGCGGGAGAAGGCGACCAGCAATGTCTGCACTGCGCAAGCCTTGCTGGCCGTAATGGCGGGGTTCTATGCAGTGTTTCACGGGCCGGTGGGTTTGCGGGCCATCGCGCAGCGGGTGCATCTGCATGCGGTGACCATTGCGGAGGCCTTGCGGGCGGCGGGGGCCGAGGTGGCGCCGGAGGCCTTCTTCGACACGATCACCGTCAAGGTGGGGGTGGGCCAGCAGGGCATCATGGCCGCCGCCCGGCACCGGGGCATCAACCTGCGCCGTGTGGGGCGCGATCGCGTCGGCATCAGCGTGGACGAGACGACCGATGCGGGGGTGATCACCCGGCTGCTGGATGCCTTCGGGATCTCGGAGCCCGCCGGGCAGGCCATGGCGCCCGCCATCCCCGAGGACCTGCTGCGCGAGAGCGACTATCTGACCCATCCGGTCTTTCACATGAACCGGGCGGAATCCGAGATGATGCGCTATATGCGGCGGCTGTCGGACCGGGATCTGGCGCTGGACCGGGCGATGATCCCGCTGGGGTCCTGCACGATGAAGCTGAATGCGGCCGCCGAGATGATGCCGATCACCTGGCCCGAATTCGGCGCGCTGCATCCCTTTGCGCCGCATGACCAGGCGGCGGGATACCATGAGGCGATCGCGGACCTGACCCAGAAGCTGTGCGTGATCACCGGCTACGAGGCGTTCTCGATGCAGCCGAACAGCGGCGCGCAGGGGGAATATGCGGGGCTGCTGACCATCCAGGCCTATCACCGCGCGCAGGGCGACGATCAGCGCGACATCTGCCTGATCCCCGTGTCGGCGCATGGCACCAACCCGGCCAGCGCCCAGATGTGCGGGATGCAGGTCGTGGTGGTGAAATCGGCGCCCAATGGCGACATCGATCTGGAGGATTTCGCGGACAAGGCCGCGAAGGCCGGCGACCGGCTGGCGGCGGTGATGATCACCTATCCCTCGACCCATGGCGTCTTCGAGGACACGGTGCGGCAGGTCTGCGACATCACCCACCAGCACGGGGGCCAGGTCTATATCGACGGGGCGAACATGAACGCGCTGGTCGGCCTGGTGAAGCCCGGAGAGATCGGCGGCGATGTCAGCCACCTGAACCTGCACAAGACCTTCGCCATCCCGCATGGCGGCGGCGGTCCCGGCATGGGGCCGATCGGGGTCAAGGCGCATCTGGCGCCCTACCTGCCCGGCGATCCGCGCGATGCGGACAGCGGCGCGGTCAGTGCCGCGCCCTATGGCAGCGCCTCGATCCTGCTGATCAGCTGGGCCTATTGCCTGATGATGGGCGGCGAGGGGCTGACGCAGGCCACGCGCGTGGCGATCCTGAACGCGAACTACATCGCGGCGCGGCTGGCCGGGGCCTATCCGATCCTGTTCATGGGCAATCGCGGAAGGGTCGCGCATGAATGCATCATCGACACGCGGCCCTTCGCGGAACATGGCGTCACCGTCGACGACATCGCCAAGCGGCTGATCGACAACGGCTTCCATGCGCCCACGATGAGCTGGCCGGTCAGCGGTACGCTGATGGTCGAACCCACGGAAAGCGAGACCAAGGCCGAGATCGACCGCTTCGTCACCGCCCTGCTGGCGATCCGGGCCGAGATCACCGAGGTGGCCGAGGGGCGGATCGAAGCCGACCAAAGCCCGCTGCGCCACGCCCCCCACACGGTCGAGGATCTGGTGCGGGACTGGGACCGCCCCTATAGCCGCGAGCAGGGCTGCTTCCCGCCGGGCGCCTTCCGGGTGGACAAGTACTGGCCCCCCGTGGGGCGGGTCGACAACGCCCATGGCGACCGCAACCTGATCTGCACCTGCCCGCCGCTGGAGGTCTATGCGCAGGCCGCCGAATAG
- the gcvH gene encoding glycine cleavage system protein GcvH produces the protein MKYTEDHEWLRAEGDEIVVGITRHASEQLGDVVFIELPEEGREVAAGEEIVVIESVKAASDITAPVAGVITSVNAALADAPGDVNGDPMAAWFFRLKPADAGAMDGFMDEAAYKALVE, from the coding sequence CTGAAATATACCGAAGATCACGAATGGCTGCGGGCCGAGGGCGACGAGATCGTCGTGGGCATCACCCGGCACGCCAGCGAGCAGCTGGGCGACGTGGTGTTCATCGAGCTGCCCGAGGAGGGCCGCGAGGTCGCCGCGGGCGAGGAGATCGTCGTGATCGAGAGCGTCAAGGCGGCCTCCGACATCACCGCCCCGGTGGCGGGCGTCATCACGTCGGTGAATGCCGCGCTGGCGGATGCGCCGGGCGACGTGAACGGCGATCCGATGGCGGCGTGGTTCTTCCGGCTGAAGCCTGCGGATGCGGGCGCGATGGACGGGTTCATGGACGAGGCGGCCTACAAGGCGCTGGTCGAGTGA
- the gcvT gene encoding glycine cleavage system aminomethyltransferase GcvT, protein MADTTRRTGLYDLHVERGARMVPFAGWDMPVQFPMGVMAEHLHTRAQAGLFDVSHMGQVLVTPGDGRIETAAAALETLIPADLAGLAPGRQRYGLFTNDQGGILDDLMIANRGDHFLLVVNAACAEQDIAHLQGLAGVDVTPVTDRGLLALQGPMAATVLARLVPEVGDMRFMDSRILGWKGADLWISRSGYTGEDGFEISVPAARLEEFARALLDHPEVAPIGLGARDSLRLEAGMPLYGHDMDGSVTPAQAALGWSIPKVRRTGGARAGGFPGAEVILPGLGAPDVIRRGLRPEGRAPIREGVAIFAAPEGGEALGHVSSGGFGPSVGGPVAMARLPVDIPEGGQVWAELRGKRIPVTLSALPFVSPSYKR, encoded by the coding sequence ATGGCCGACACGACACGCCGAACCGGACTTTACGATCTTCACGTCGAACGCGGCGCCCGGATGGTGCCCTTCGCGGGCTGGGACATGCCCGTGCAGTTCCCGATGGGCGTCATGGCCGAGCACCTGCACACGCGGGCGCAGGCCGGCCTTTTCGACGTCAGCCACATGGGGCAGGTGCTGGTCACCCCCGGGGACGGCCGGATCGAGACCGCCGCCGCCGCGCTGGAGACGCTGATCCCCGCCGACCTGGCCGGGCTGGCGCCGGGGCGGCAGCGCTATGGGCTGTTCACCAATGACCAGGGCGGGATCCTGGACGATCTGATGATCGCCAACCGGGGCGATCATTTCCTGCTGGTGGTGAACGCCGCCTGCGCCGAACAGGACATCGCGCATCTGCAGGGGCTGGCGGGGGTGGATGTCACGCCGGTCACCGATCGCGGCCTGCTGGCGCTGCAGGGGCCGATGGCGGCGACCGTGCTGGCGCGGCTGGTCCCCGAGGTGGGCGACATGCGCTTCATGGACAGCCGCATTCTGGGCTGGAAAGGCGCGGATCTGTGGATCTCGCGGTCCGGCTATACCGGCGAGGACGGGTTCGAGATCTCGGTGCCCGCGGCGCGGCTGGAGGAGTTTGCCCGGGCGCTGCTGGACCATCCCGAGGTGGCCCCCATCGGTCTGGGCGCGCGCGACAGCCTGCGGCTGGAGGCCGGGATGCCGCTTTACGGTCATGACATGGACGGCTCGGTGACGCCCGCGCAGGCGGCGCTGGGCTGGTCTATCCCCAAGGTGCGCCGCACGGGCGGGGCCCGGGCGGGCGGGTTTCCCGGCGCCGAGGTGATCCTGCCCGGACTGGGGGCGCCCGATGTGATCCGTCGCGGCCTGCGCCCCGAGGGCCGCGCGCCGATCCGCGAGGGCGTGGCGATCTTTGCCGCCCCCGAGGGCGGCGAGGCTCTGGGCCATGTGAGTTCGGGCGGGTTCGGACCCTCGGTCGGCGGGCCGGTCGCGATGGCGCGGCTGCCCGTGGACATCCCCGAGGGCGGGCAGGTCTGGGCGGAACTGCGCGGCAAGCGCATCCCCGTGACCCTGAGCGCCCTGCCCTTCGTTTCCCCCTCCTACAAACGCTGA
- a CDS encoding glycosyl transferase family 90 — protein MPPKFFQIGFNKCGTTFIARLFDMNGIPAAHWLEGALAEDIAYAKLAGRKPLARWADKVTAFTDMESVRFLNMPVIEAFKDYALLDRHYPGAVFLLNTRRVEDWIVSRYLHRGGAYARSYAAARGVALGDLADIWAEEWDAHLKGVRAHFKGRREFIEIDIDEAAPEDYRTALSPWYDLAKVPAAPGDAVRRAREDNLPRVMRMLDTPRPGGAIKEARRTRLAERLVRHAAPFRQSQPEGGVEPPTPDALCVDMDRNEVLAADGSRMPLRRGPDGQFYLDALRPGLLRVAAVANDIAALTHRGRYWLDMRPACFAGSGPDHPIRGPMIVGLRRRRARDLFLWPAPWRHRIGNDGFPGAPLPKDPAWADRADLAIWRGGLSGHAPDGKTTAEAAITALLSNPPDSQAFRDAARDLPLTPRWRFLAANAGTPGTDLALTPDLRLTKALDRAGLTAPAPQAGPPALLPRYAICLGGSEGDADFLSLAQGQAVVLKERDGWESFVTPVFRAWSHYIPLAPGGADLPERLAWARANPETCRQIAMRARRLCDSLADPEGRRLHLTRVLDAYRQATGQD, from the coding sequence ATGCCGCCCAAGTTCTTCCAGATCGGCTTCAACAAATGCGGCACGACCTTCATCGCGCGGCTTTTCGACATGAACGGCATCCCCGCCGCCCACTGGCTGGAGGGCGCCCTGGCCGAGGATATCGCCTATGCCAAGCTGGCCGGGCGCAAGCCCCTGGCGCGCTGGGCCGACAAGGTGACGGCCTTCACCGACATGGAATCGGTGCGCTTCCTCAACATGCCGGTGATCGAGGCGTTCAAGGACTACGCGCTGCTGGACCGGCACTATCCCGGCGCGGTCTTCCTGCTGAACACCCGGCGGGTCGAGGACTGGATCGTCAGCCGCTACCTGCATCGGGGCGGCGCCTATGCGCGCAGCTACGCGGCGGCGCGGGGGGTGGCCCTGGGCGATCTGGCGGACATCTGGGCCGAGGAATGGGACGCGCATCTCAAGGGCGTGCGCGCGCATTTCAAGGGCCGCCGCGAGTTCATCGAGATCGACATCGACGAGGCCGCGCCCGAGGATTACCGCACCGCGCTGTCCCCCTGGTACGACCTGGCCAAGGTCCCCGCCGCGCCGGGCGATGCCGTGCGCCGCGCGCGCGAGGACAACCTGCCCCGGGTGATGCGCATGCTGGACACGCCCCGCCCGGGCGGCGCCATCAAGGAGGCGCGCCGCACCCGCCTGGCCGAACGCCTGGTCCGCCACGCCGCCCCCTTCCGGCAAAGCCAGCCGGAGGGCGGGGTCGAGCCGCCGACCCCCGACGCGCTCTGCGTGGACATGGACCGCAACGAGGTCCTTGCCGCCGACGGGTCGCGGATGCCCCTGCGGCGCGGGCCGGACGGGCAGTTCTATCTGGATGCGCTGCGGCCCGGCCTGCTGCGGGTCGCGGCGGTGGCCAATGACATCGCGGCGCTGACCCATCGCGGGCGGTACTGGCTGGACATGCGCCCGGCCTGCTTCGCGGGCAGCGGCCCCGACCATCCGATCCGGGGCCCGATGATCGTGGGGCTGCGCCGCAGGCGCGCCCGCGACCTGTTCCTCTGGCCCGCGCCGTGGCGGCACCGGATCGGCAATGACGGCTTTCCCGGCGCCCCCCTGCCCAAGGACCCTGCCTGGGCCGATCGCGCCGATCTGGCCATCTGGCGGGGCGGGCTGTCGGGCCATGCCCCGGATGGCAAGACCACCGCCGAGGCCGCGATCACCGCCCTGCTGTCCAATCCCCCCGACTCGCAGGCCTTCCGGGATGCGGCCCGCGACCTGCCCCTGACCCCGCGCTGGCGCTTCCTGGCGGCGAACGCGGGAACGCCGGGCACCGATCTGGCCCTGACGCCCGACCTGCGCCTGACCAAGGCACTGGATCGCGCGGGCCTGACCGCCCCCGCCCCGCAGGCCGGCCCCCCGGCACTGCTGCCCCGCTATGCGATCTGCCTCGGCGGGTCCGAGGGCGACGCGGATTTCCTGTCCCTGGCACAGGGCCAGGCGGTGGTGCTGAAGGAGAGGGATGGCTGGGAAAGCTTCGTCACCCCGGTCTTTCGCGCCTGGTCCCATTACATCCCCTTGGCGCCCGGCGGCGCGGACCTGCCCGAGCGCCTGGCCTGGGCCCGCGCCAATCCCGAGACCTGCCGGCAGATCGCGATGCGGGCGCGGCGGCTCTGCGACAGCCTGGCCGATCCCGAGGGGCGGCGGCTGCATCTGACCCGGGTGCTGGACGCCTATCGCCAGGCGACGGGTCAGGACTGA
- a CDS encoding ABC transporter ATP-binding protein, whose amino-acid sequence MPPRLQVDRLTRRFDGAPVVDDVSFQVEPGQVACLLGPSGCGKSTTLRIIAGVDMQDSGRILVDGQLICDTDFRIPPERRAIGLMFQDFALFPHLPVRDNVAFGLPGGFKANRDRVGDLLERVQMTRHVDSYPHQLSGGEQQRVALARALAPRPRILLMDEPFSGLDERLRDGIRDETLALLKDEGTAVLLVTHEPQEAMRMADQILLMRRGRIVQQGAPYNLYNAPVDRQAAGFFSDINVLTGRVQGALTDTPFGRFLTPGIPEGAEVDIVIRPQHLRIDFDRAGQGPAPTAENGTAALARVTRARYLGRDSLVEFATDAGAITLNATVPGVFLPPPGTPMWLMLRRDRVFVFPRG is encoded by the coding sequence ATGCCTCCCCGACTTCAGGTGGACCGCCTGACGCGCCGCTTCGACGGCGCGCCCGTGGTCGACGATGTCAGCTTCCAGGTCGAGCCGGGCCAGGTGGCCTGCCTGCTGGGCCCCTCGGGCTGCGGCAAGTCGACCACGCTGCGCATCATCGCGGGCGTGGACATGCAGGACAGCGGCCGCATCCTGGTGGACGGCCAGCTGATCTGCGACACCGACTTCCGCATCCCCCCCGAACGCCGCGCCATCGGGCTGATGTTCCAGGACTTCGCGCTGTTCCCGCATCTTCCGGTGCGCGACAACGTGGCCTTCGGCCTGCCCGGCGGCTTCAAGGCGAACCGCGACCGCGTGGGCGACCTGCTGGAGCGGGTGCAGATGACGCGCCATGTCGACAGCTATCCCCACCAGCTGTCGGGCGGAGAGCAGCAGCGCGTGGCCCTGGCCCGCGCGCTGGCCCCGCGCCCCCGCATCCTGCTGATGGACGAGCCCTTCTCGGGCCTCGACGAGCGCCTGCGCGACGGCATCCGCGACGAGACGCTGGCGCTGCTGAAGGACGAGGGCACCGCCGTCCTGCTGGTGACGCACGAGCCGCAGGAGGCCATGCGCATGGCCGACCAGATCCTGTTGATGCGCCGCGGCCGGATCGTGCAGCAGGGCGCGCCGTACAACCTCTACAACGCGCCGGTGGACCGGCAGGCGGCGGGGTTCTTCAGCGACATCAACGTGCTGACAGGCCGGGTGCAGGGCGCGCTGACCGACACGCCCTTCGGGCGCTTCCTGACGCCGGGCATCCCAGAAGGGGCCGAGGTCGACATCGTGATCCGCCCCCAGCATCTGCGGATCGACTTCGACCGCGCGGGCCAGGGCCCCGCCCCCACGGCGGAAAACGGCACAGCCGCCTTGGCCCGCGTGACCCGCGCCCGCTATCTGGGCCGCGATTCGCTGGTGGAATTCGCGACCGACGCGGGCGCCATCACGCTGAACGCCACCGTCCCCGGCGTCTTCCTGCCGCCCCCCGGCACGCCGATGTGGCTGATGCTGCGCCGCGACCGCGTCTTCGTCTTCCCCCGCGGCTGA